From Sphingopyxis sp. USTB-05, the proteins below share one genomic window:
- a CDS encoding amidohydrolase family protein, which yields MTFKPRRIAALMAAASLFAALPVTTAAAPAPTGSAATDVIPARTEGIGPFKRVVLRNVTMIDGTGAPAQGPFDIVIENDRIAQIKSIGAPGAIDPTERAAPGDQEMDLTGYYVMPGFVDAHVHLHSLSDSQKVPSDYILKLWMAHGITSVRDLGSGHPIEWLVDIKKRSERNEIVAPRIDIYPMFHQIRGPVNDAATARAVIQEAKKRGADGIKFIGGAPEDVLYAAIDETKKQGLHSTMHHAQQLVAYADVVDTSGAGLESMEHWYGLPEAMFTDKRVQSFPTDFINNDEQMRFGEAGKLWAQTAEPGSDAWNKVMDTLLERKFVLDPTFTAYLTSRDFMRMSRASWHDEYTMPALWDYYRPSRVNHGAYWFDWTTEHEMAWKDNYRRWMRFVNDYQNRGGRVTIGSDAGYIYNLYGFGYVQEMELMREAGFSSLEVIHAATQEGARLLGHDDQVGTIRVGRKADLVIVKGNPLANLKLLFGTGTVKLNDATGKVERVGGVAYTVKDGIIYDAAKLRAEIRDMVAKSKAERGLPPGPMVIENAGTAN from the coding sequence ATGACCTTCAAACCGCGTCGTATCGCCGCCTTGATGGCGGCCGCTTCGTTATTCGCCGCCCTCCCCGTCACCACCGCAGCGGCGCCCGCGCCGACCGGATCGGCGGCGACCGACGTCATCCCCGCACGCACCGAAGGCATCGGTCCGTTCAAGCGCGTCGTGCTGCGCAACGTCACGATGATCGACGGCACCGGTGCCCCCGCGCAGGGCCCGTTCGATATAGTGATCGAGAATGATCGCATCGCGCAGATCAAGTCGATCGGCGCGCCCGGCGCGATCGATCCCACCGAACGCGCCGCCCCCGGCGATCAGGAGATGGACCTCACCGGCTATTATGTCATGCCGGGTTTCGTCGACGCGCACGTCCATCTTCACTCGCTCAGCGATTCGCAGAAAGTGCCCTCGGACTATATTCTGAAGCTGTGGATGGCTCACGGCATCACGTCGGTCCGCGACCTTGGCAGCGGGCATCCGATCGAATGGCTGGTCGACATCAAGAAACGCAGCGAGCGTAACGAGATCGTCGCGCCGCGCATCGACATCTATCCGATGTTCCACCAGATCCGGGGGCCGGTGAACGACGCCGCGACCGCGCGCGCCGTCATCCAGGAAGCGAAGAAGCGCGGCGCCGACGGCATCAAGTTCATCGGCGGCGCGCCCGAGGATGTGCTCTACGCCGCGATCGACGAGACAAAGAAGCAGGGCCTGCACAGCACGATGCACCATGCGCAGCAACTCGTCGCCTATGCCGATGTGGTCGACACGTCGGGCGCCGGCCTTGAAAGCATGGAGCATTGGTACGGGCTGCCCGAGGCGATGTTCACCGACAAGCGCGTCCAGTCCTTTCCGACCGACTTCATCAACAATGACGAGCAGATGCGCTTCGGCGAAGCCGGGAAATTGTGGGCGCAAACCGCCGAGCCCGGTTCGGACGCATGGAACAAGGTCATGGACACGCTGCTCGAACGCAAGTTCGTGCTCGATCCGACTTTCACCGCCTATCTGACCAGCCGCGACTTCATGCGCATGAGCCGCGCGAGCTGGCACGACGAATATACGATGCCCGCGCTGTGGGACTATTATCGCCCGAGCCGCGTCAATCACGGCGCCTATTGGTTCGACTGGACCACCGAGCATGAGATGGCGTGGAAGGACAATTACCGGCGCTGGATGCGCTTCGTGAACGATTACCAGAACCGCGGCGGCCGGGTCACGATCGGCAGCGACGCCGGCTATATCTATAACCTCTATGGCTTCGGCTATGTTCAGGAGATGGAGCTGATGCGCGAGGCGGGCTTCAGCTCGCTCGAGGTGATCCACGCCGCGACGCAGGAAGGCGCTCGGCTTCTCGGCCATGACGATCAGGTAGGTACGATCCGCGTCGGTCGCAAGGCTGACCTGGTGATCGTCAAGGGCAACCCGCTGGCGAACCTCAAGCTGCTGTTCGGCACAGGCACGGTGAAGCTGAACGACGCGACCGGCAAGGTCGAGCGCGTCGGCGGCGTCGCCTACACCGTCAAGGACGGCATAATCTATGACGCGGCGAAGCTGCGCGCCGAAATCCGCGACATGGTGGCGAAATCCAAGGCCGAGCGCGGCCTGCCGCCGGGACCGATGGTAATTGAAAATGCAGGGACCGCGAACTGA